DNA from Pontibacter deserti:
TGTTATGGTTTCGGCTATGGCGGCTATGGATAAGCTGGGCATGGACCCTGCAAAATCTACTGCTGTAGTACAAGGTTTTGGTAACGTAGGCTCATGGGCTGCCAAGCTAATGGCTGAGCGTGGCGTTAAAATTCTTGGTATCAGCGACGTGAGCGGCGCTTACTGGAACGACAACGGTATCGATATTGAGGATGCTATCAACTATAAGAACGCACATAATGGCCGCTTAGAAGGTTACAAAGGTGCTGAGCAGATGGATCCGGAAGAATTACTGACTGCTAAAGTTGATGTGATTGTGCCGGCTGCTGTGGAGGATGTGATCACTATTAAGAATGTTGAAAAGATCCAGGCACGCCTTATAGTGGAAGGTGCTAACGGACCTACTTCTTACAAAGCTGATAAGATCATCAACGAAAAGGGCATTATGGTGGTGCCGGACATCCTGGCTAACTCAGGTGGTGTAACTGTATCTTACTTTGAGTGGGTGCAGAACCGTATGGGCTTTAAATGGACGCTGGACCGCGTAAATGAGCGTGCTGAGCGCATCATGAACGAGTCGTTTGAGCGTGTGTATGCTGCATCTCAGAAGTATAACGTACCAATGCGTATTGCAGCCTACATCGTAGCTATTGACAAAGTAGCCATGACATACAAATACCGTGGTGGCTTCTAACAGAAGTTTTTATTTAAAATAAGCGAAAGTTTATATAATTTTGATG
Protein-coding regions in this window:
- a CDS encoding Glu/Leu/Phe/Val family dehydrogenase, producing the protein MLYKEPAPIKDRENPFESMMSRFNIAAEVLGLDEETYNVLKSPTRQVIVNVPVTMDDGKVRVFEGYRVVHSTILGPSKGGIRFAPDVFLDEVKALAAWMTWKCAVVDIPYGGAKGGIICDPYTMSAGEIERLTRAYTQSLVDIFGPDQDIPAPDMGTGPREMAWLMDEYSKTKGSTVHAVVTGKPLVLGGSLGRVEATGRGVMVSAMAAMDKLGMDPAKSTAVVQGFGNVGSWAAKLMAERGVKILGISDVSGAYWNDNGIDIEDAINYKNAHNGRLEGYKGAEQMDPEELLTAKVDVIVPAAVEDVITIKNVEKIQARLIVEGANGPTSYKADKIINEKGIMVVPDILANSGGVTVSYFEWVQNRMGFKWTLDRVNERAERIMNESFERVYAASQKYNVPMRIAAYIVAIDKVAMTYKYRGGF